In a genomic window of Ipomoea triloba cultivar NCNSP0323 chromosome 3, ASM357664v1:
- the LOC116013364 gene encoding protein HOTHEAD-like isoform X2: protein MIASSLFAFFFFFFFIASCFSEKAPYTSFAKNATFAPATEFFDYIVIGGGTAGCALAATLSAGAKVLLLERGGLPYGNPNITSINGFARTLADTSPDSASQLFVSSDGVFNHRARVLGGGSCLNAGFYTRASKAYVDNVGWDEALVNESYDWVERKVAFKPPMLAWQSAVRDGLIEAGVLPYNGFTYEHLYGTKVGGTIFDENGYRHTAADLLEYADPTKITVYLYATVHKIFFQKEEPKAYAVLYKDSGGNRHIAYLNDGPKNEIILSAGALGSPQLLMLSGIGAAQQLKAHKIPVVMNQAMVGQGMSDNPMNAVFIPSPHPVEVSLIQVVGITKFDSYIEAASGSLELAWMHRMVSDFERLANQSSRHFLGGGNLSFFADAAVKRKSIKTYLGGGASVQAGIILEKVAGPYSTGNLELRSKDPSENPKVTFNYFKDPRDLQRCVEGIEIIAKVIESRPFSKFRYPLAHARALIDAMLTLPLNLRPKHVSATFSLEQFCKDTVMTIWHYHGGCQVNRVVDKDYKVIGVKALRVVDGSTFINSPGTNPQATVMMLGRSVIIISYHIHLIFHSLFFNSPYFILLVWFIYIINY, encoded by the exons atgatcgCTTCATCTCTCTttgcatttttcttcttcttcttcttcattgctTCTTGTTTCTCCGAGAAAG CGCCATATACCTCGTTCGCTAAGAATGCAACGTTTGCTCCGGCGACAGAATTCTTCGATTACATCGTCATCGGCGGTGGAACCGCGGGGTGTGCGTTAGCTGCGACGCTGTCGGCGGGGGCTAAAGTTTTGCTGTTAGAAAGGGGTGGTTTGCCGTATGGAAACCCTAACATAACCAGCATTAATGGGTTTGCGAGAACGCTTGCGGACACATCTCCGGACTCGGCCTCCCAGCTGTTCGTGTCGAGCGACGGCGTTTTCAACCACCGGGCCCGCGTGTTGGGCGGCGGGTCGTGCTTGAACGCCGGGTTCTACACGCGGGCGAGCAAGGCGTACGTTGACAACGTGGGGTGGGATGAGGCGCTGGTGAATGAATCGTATGATTGGGTGGAGAGGAAAGTAGCGTTTAAGCCCCCGATGTTGGCGTGGCAGTCGGCGGTGAGAGACGGGTTGATTGAAGCGGGGGTGTTACCGTACAATGGTTTCACGTACGAACATTTGTACGGGACTAAGGTTGGCGGAACAATCTTTGATGAAAACGGATATAGACACACGGCAGCCGATTTGTTGGAGTATGCTGACCCCACCAAAATCACTGTCTACTTATATGCAACTGTGCATAAAATCTTCTTCCAGAAAGAAG AACCCAAAGCTTACGCTGTGTTATACAAAGACAGCGGCGGGAACCGGCACATAGCTTACCTAAACGACGGACCGAAGAATGAGATCATCCTGTCGGCGGGAGCACTGGGAAGCCCACAGTTATTGATGTTAAGCGGCATAGGAGCGGCCCAACAGCTAAAAGCACATAAGATTCCGGTGGTCATGAATCAGGCGATGGTGGGTCAGGGGATGTCTGATAATCCAATGAATGCAGTGTTTATTCCTTCCCCCCACCCCGTCGAGGTTTCGCTGATTCAGGTTGTGGGCATCACAAAATTCGACAGCTACATAGAAGCAGCCAGCGGTTCCCTGGAATTGGCATGGATGCATAGAATGGTATCTGACTTCGAAAGATTAGCAAATCAG AGCAGCCGGCATTTCTTGGGCGGGGGCAACTTGAGCTTCTTCGCAGACGCAGcagtaaaaagaaaaagtataaaGACATACTTGGGTGGGGGGGCGAGTGTGCAGGCGGGGATAATCCTAGAAAAAGTTGCAGGCCCATACTCAACAGGCAATCTAGAGCTTCGAAGCAAGGATCCTAGCGAGAACCCAAAGGTGACCTTCAACTACTTCAAAGACCCACGGGATCTGCAGAGATGCGTTGAAGGCATAGAGATTATAGCAAAGGTTATAGAGTCAAGACCTTTCTCCAAGTTCCGGTACCCTCTCGCCCACGCCCGGGCTCTCATCGATGCTATGCTCACGCTTCCCCTCAACCTCAGACCTAAACATGTCAGCGCCACCTTTTCCTTGGAGCAGTTTTGCAAAGACACCGTCATGACCATATGGCACTACCATGGCGGCTGCCAAGTTAATAGAGTCGTCGATAAAGACTACAAGGTTATCGGAGTCAAGGCACTGCGCGTCGTCGATGGCTCCACCTTTATTAACTCCCCCGGAACCAATCCTCAAGCTACTGTTATGATGCTGGGAAGGTCGGtgatcatcatatcatatcatatccatCTCATCTTCCACTCACTCTTCTTCAATTCACCATactttatattattagtatggtttatatatataataaattactaa
- the LOC116013364 gene encoding protein HOTHEAD-like isoform X4: protein MIASSLFAFFFFFFFIASCFSEKAPYTSFAKNATFAPATEFFDYIVIGGGTAGCALAATLSAGAKVLLLERGGLPYGNPNITSINGFARTLADTSPDSASQLFVSSDGVFNHRARVLGGGSCLNAGFYTRASKAYVDNVGWDEALVNESYDWVERKVAFKPPMLAWQSAVRDGLIEAGVLPYNGFTYEHLYGTKVGGTIFDENGYRHTAADLLEYADPTKITVYLYATVHKIFFQKEEPKAYAVLYKDSGGNRHIAYLNDGPKNEIILSAGALGSPQLLMLSGIGAAQQLKAHKIPVVMNQAMVGQGMSDNPMNAVFIPSPHPVEVSLIQVVGITKFDSYIEAASGSLELAWMHRMVSDFERLANQSSRHFLGGGNLSFFADAAVKRKSIKTYLGGGASVQAGIILEKVAGPYSTGNLELRSKDPSENPKVTFNYFKDPRDLQRCVEGIEIIAKVIESRPFSKFRYPLAHARALIDAMLTLPLNLRPKHVSATFSLEQFCKDTVMTIWHYHGGCQVNRVVDKDYKVIGVKALRVVDGSTFINSPGTNPQATVMMLGRYVGRKIMVDRAPLG from the exons atgatcgCTTCATCTCTCTttgcatttttcttcttcttcttcttcattgctTCTTGTTTCTCCGAGAAAG CGCCATATACCTCGTTCGCTAAGAATGCAACGTTTGCTCCGGCGACAGAATTCTTCGATTACATCGTCATCGGCGGTGGAACCGCGGGGTGTGCGTTAGCTGCGACGCTGTCGGCGGGGGCTAAAGTTTTGCTGTTAGAAAGGGGTGGTTTGCCGTATGGAAACCCTAACATAACCAGCATTAATGGGTTTGCGAGAACGCTTGCGGACACATCTCCGGACTCGGCCTCCCAGCTGTTCGTGTCGAGCGACGGCGTTTTCAACCACCGGGCCCGCGTGTTGGGCGGCGGGTCGTGCTTGAACGCCGGGTTCTACACGCGGGCGAGCAAGGCGTACGTTGACAACGTGGGGTGGGATGAGGCGCTGGTGAATGAATCGTATGATTGGGTGGAGAGGAAAGTAGCGTTTAAGCCCCCGATGTTGGCGTGGCAGTCGGCGGTGAGAGACGGGTTGATTGAAGCGGGGGTGTTACCGTACAATGGTTTCACGTACGAACATTTGTACGGGACTAAGGTTGGCGGAACAATCTTTGATGAAAACGGATATAGACACACGGCAGCCGATTTGTTGGAGTATGCTGACCCCACCAAAATCACTGTCTACTTATATGCAACTGTGCATAAAATCTTCTTCCAGAAAGAAG AACCCAAAGCTTACGCTGTGTTATACAAAGACAGCGGCGGGAACCGGCACATAGCTTACCTAAACGACGGACCGAAGAATGAGATCATCCTGTCGGCGGGAGCACTGGGAAGCCCACAGTTATTGATGTTAAGCGGCATAGGAGCGGCCCAACAGCTAAAAGCACATAAGATTCCGGTGGTCATGAATCAGGCGATGGTGGGTCAGGGGATGTCTGATAATCCAATGAATGCAGTGTTTATTCCTTCCCCCCACCCCGTCGAGGTTTCGCTGATTCAGGTTGTGGGCATCACAAAATTCGACAGCTACATAGAAGCAGCCAGCGGTTCCCTGGAATTGGCATGGATGCATAGAATGGTATCTGACTTCGAAAGATTAGCAAATCAG AGCAGCCGGCATTTCTTGGGCGGGGGCAACTTGAGCTTCTTCGCAGACGCAGcagtaaaaagaaaaagtataaaGACATACTTGGGTGGGGGGGCGAGTGTGCAGGCGGGGATAATCCTAGAAAAAGTTGCAGGCCCATACTCAACAGGCAATCTAGAGCTTCGAAGCAAGGATCCTAGCGAGAACCCAAAGGTGACCTTCAACTACTTCAAAGACCCACGGGATCTGCAGAGATGCGTTGAAGGCATAGAGATTATAGCAAAGGTTATAGAGTCAAGACCTTTCTCCAAGTTCCGGTACCCTCTCGCCCACGCCCGGGCTCTCATCGATGCTATGCTCACGCTTCCCCTCAACCTCAGACCTAAACATGTCAGCGCCACCTTTTCCTTGGAGCAGTTTTGCAAAGACACCGTCATGACCATATGGCACTACCATGGCGGCTGCCAAGTTAATAGAGTCGTCGATAAAGACTACAAGGTTATCGGAGTCAAGGCACTGCGCGTCGTCGATGGCTCCACCTTTATTAACTCCCCCGGAACCAATCCTCAAGCTACTGTTATGATGCTGGGAAG GTATGTGGGGCGCAAAATCATGGTTGATAGAGCACCCCTTGGATAG
- the LOC116013364 gene encoding protein HOTHEAD-like isoform X3, which translates to MIASSLFAFFFFFFFIASCFSEKAPYTSFAKNATFAPATEFFDYIVIGGGTAGCALAATLSAGAKVLLLERGGLPYGNPNITSINGFARTLADTSPDSASQLFVSSDGVFNHRARVLGGGSCLNAGFYTRASKAYVDNVGWDEALVNESYDWVERKVAFKPPMLAWQSAVRDGLIEAGVLPYNGFTYEHLYGTKVGGTIFDENGYRHTAADLLEYADPTKITVYLYATVHKIFFQKEEEPKAYAVLYKDSGGNRHIAYLNDGPKNEIILSAGALGSPQLLMLSGIGAAQQLKAHKIPVVMNQAMVGQGMSDNPMNAVFIPSPHPVEVSLIQVVGITKFDSYIEAASGSLELAWMHRMVSDFERLANQSSRHFLGGGNLSFFADAAVKRKSIKTYLGGGASVQAGIILEKVAGPYSTGNLELRSKDPSENPKVTFNYFKDPRDLQRCVEGIEIIAKVIESRPFSKFRYPLAHARALIDAMLTLPLNLRPKHVSATFSLEQFCKDTVMTIWHYHGGCQVNRVVDKDYKVIGVKALRVVDGSTFINSPGTNPQATVMMLGRYVGRKIMVDRAPLG; encoded by the exons atgatcgCTTCATCTCTCTttgcatttttcttcttcttcttcttcattgctTCTTGTTTCTCCGAGAAAG CGCCATATACCTCGTTCGCTAAGAATGCAACGTTTGCTCCGGCGACAGAATTCTTCGATTACATCGTCATCGGCGGTGGAACCGCGGGGTGTGCGTTAGCTGCGACGCTGTCGGCGGGGGCTAAAGTTTTGCTGTTAGAAAGGGGTGGTTTGCCGTATGGAAACCCTAACATAACCAGCATTAATGGGTTTGCGAGAACGCTTGCGGACACATCTCCGGACTCGGCCTCCCAGCTGTTCGTGTCGAGCGACGGCGTTTTCAACCACCGGGCCCGCGTGTTGGGCGGCGGGTCGTGCTTGAACGCCGGGTTCTACACGCGGGCGAGCAAGGCGTACGTTGACAACGTGGGGTGGGATGAGGCGCTGGTGAATGAATCGTATGATTGGGTGGAGAGGAAAGTAGCGTTTAAGCCCCCGATGTTGGCGTGGCAGTCGGCGGTGAGAGACGGGTTGATTGAAGCGGGGGTGTTACCGTACAATGGTTTCACGTACGAACATTTGTACGGGACTAAGGTTGGCGGAACAATCTTTGATGAAAACGGATATAGACACACGGCAGCCGATTTGTTGGAGTATGCTGACCCCACCAAAATCACTGTCTACTTATATGCAACTGTGCATAAAATCTTCTTCCAGAAAGAAG AAGAACCCAAAGCTTACGCTGTGTTATACAAAGACAGCGGCGGGAACCGGCACATAGCTTACCTAAACGACGGACCGAAGAATGAGATCATCCTGTCGGCGGGAGCACTGGGAAGCCCACAGTTATTGATGTTAAGCGGCATAGGAGCGGCCCAACAGCTAAAAGCACATAAGATTCCGGTGGTCATGAATCAGGCGATGGTGGGTCAGGGGATGTCTGATAATCCAATGAATGCAGTGTTTATTCCTTCCCCCCACCCCGTCGAGGTTTCGCTGATTCAGGTTGTGGGCATCACAAAATTCGACAGCTACATAGAAGCAGCCAGCGGTTCCCTGGAATTGGCATGGATGCATAGAATGGTATCTGACTTCGAAAGATTAGCAAATCAG AGCAGCCGGCATTTCTTGGGCGGGGGCAACTTGAGCTTCTTCGCAGACGCAGcagtaaaaagaaaaagtataaaGACATACTTGGGTGGGGGGGCGAGTGTGCAGGCGGGGATAATCCTAGAAAAAGTTGCAGGCCCATACTCAACAGGCAATCTAGAGCTTCGAAGCAAGGATCCTAGCGAGAACCCAAAGGTGACCTTCAACTACTTCAAAGACCCACGGGATCTGCAGAGATGCGTTGAAGGCATAGAGATTATAGCAAAGGTTATAGAGTCAAGACCTTTCTCCAAGTTCCGGTACCCTCTCGCCCACGCCCGGGCTCTCATCGATGCTATGCTCACGCTTCCCCTCAACCTCAGACCTAAACATGTCAGCGCCACCTTTTCCTTGGAGCAGTTTTGCAAAGACACCGTCATGACCATATGGCACTACCATGGCGGCTGCCAAGTTAATAGAGTCGTCGATAAAGACTACAAGGTTATCGGAGTCAAGGCACTGCGCGTCGTCGATGGCTCCACCTTTATTAACTCCCCCGGAACCAATCCTCAAGCTACTGTTATGATGCTGGGAAG GTATGTGGGGCGCAAAATCATGGTTGATAGAGCACCCCTTGGATAG
- the LOC116013364 gene encoding protein HOTHEAD-like isoform X1, whose translation MIASSLFAFFFFFFFIASCFSEKAPYTSFAKNATFAPATEFFDYIVIGGGTAGCALAATLSAGAKVLLLERGGLPYGNPNITSINGFARTLADTSPDSASQLFVSSDGVFNHRARVLGGGSCLNAGFYTRASKAYVDNVGWDEALVNESYDWVERKVAFKPPMLAWQSAVRDGLIEAGVLPYNGFTYEHLYGTKVGGTIFDENGYRHTAADLLEYADPTKITVYLYATVHKIFFQKEEEPKAYAVLYKDSGGNRHIAYLNDGPKNEIILSAGALGSPQLLMLSGIGAAQQLKAHKIPVVMNQAMVGQGMSDNPMNAVFIPSPHPVEVSLIQVVGITKFDSYIEAASGSLELAWMHRMVSDFERLANQSSRHFLGGGNLSFFADAAVKRKSIKTYLGGGASVQAGIILEKVAGPYSTGNLELRSKDPSENPKVTFNYFKDPRDLQRCVEGIEIIAKVIESRPFSKFRYPLAHARALIDAMLTLPLNLRPKHVSATFSLEQFCKDTVMTIWHYHGGCQVNRVVDKDYKVIGVKALRVVDGSTFINSPGTNPQATVMMLGRSVIIISYHIHLIFHSLFFNSPYFILLVWFIYIINY comes from the exons atgatcgCTTCATCTCTCTttgcatttttcttcttcttcttcttcattgctTCTTGTTTCTCCGAGAAAG CGCCATATACCTCGTTCGCTAAGAATGCAACGTTTGCTCCGGCGACAGAATTCTTCGATTACATCGTCATCGGCGGTGGAACCGCGGGGTGTGCGTTAGCTGCGACGCTGTCGGCGGGGGCTAAAGTTTTGCTGTTAGAAAGGGGTGGTTTGCCGTATGGAAACCCTAACATAACCAGCATTAATGGGTTTGCGAGAACGCTTGCGGACACATCTCCGGACTCGGCCTCCCAGCTGTTCGTGTCGAGCGACGGCGTTTTCAACCACCGGGCCCGCGTGTTGGGCGGCGGGTCGTGCTTGAACGCCGGGTTCTACACGCGGGCGAGCAAGGCGTACGTTGACAACGTGGGGTGGGATGAGGCGCTGGTGAATGAATCGTATGATTGGGTGGAGAGGAAAGTAGCGTTTAAGCCCCCGATGTTGGCGTGGCAGTCGGCGGTGAGAGACGGGTTGATTGAAGCGGGGGTGTTACCGTACAATGGTTTCACGTACGAACATTTGTACGGGACTAAGGTTGGCGGAACAATCTTTGATGAAAACGGATATAGACACACGGCAGCCGATTTGTTGGAGTATGCTGACCCCACCAAAATCACTGTCTACTTATATGCAACTGTGCATAAAATCTTCTTCCAGAAAGAAG AAGAACCCAAAGCTTACGCTGTGTTATACAAAGACAGCGGCGGGAACCGGCACATAGCTTACCTAAACGACGGACCGAAGAATGAGATCATCCTGTCGGCGGGAGCACTGGGAAGCCCACAGTTATTGATGTTAAGCGGCATAGGAGCGGCCCAACAGCTAAAAGCACATAAGATTCCGGTGGTCATGAATCAGGCGATGGTGGGTCAGGGGATGTCTGATAATCCAATGAATGCAGTGTTTATTCCTTCCCCCCACCCCGTCGAGGTTTCGCTGATTCAGGTTGTGGGCATCACAAAATTCGACAGCTACATAGAAGCAGCCAGCGGTTCCCTGGAATTGGCATGGATGCATAGAATGGTATCTGACTTCGAAAGATTAGCAAATCAG AGCAGCCGGCATTTCTTGGGCGGGGGCAACTTGAGCTTCTTCGCAGACGCAGcagtaaaaagaaaaagtataaaGACATACTTGGGTGGGGGGGCGAGTGTGCAGGCGGGGATAATCCTAGAAAAAGTTGCAGGCCCATACTCAACAGGCAATCTAGAGCTTCGAAGCAAGGATCCTAGCGAGAACCCAAAGGTGACCTTCAACTACTTCAAAGACCCACGGGATCTGCAGAGATGCGTTGAAGGCATAGAGATTATAGCAAAGGTTATAGAGTCAAGACCTTTCTCCAAGTTCCGGTACCCTCTCGCCCACGCCCGGGCTCTCATCGATGCTATGCTCACGCTTCCCCTCAACCTCAGACCTAAACATGTCAGCGCCACCTTTTCCTTGGAGCAGTTTTGCAAAGACACCGTCATGACCATATGGCACTACCATGGCGGCTGCCAAGTTAATAGAGTCGTCGATAAAGACTACAAGGTTATCGGAGTCAAGGCACTGCGCGTCGTCGATGGCTCCACCTTTATTAACTCCCCCGGAACCAATCCTCAAGCTACTGTTATGATGCTGGGAAGGTCGGtgatcatcatatcatatcatatccatCTCATCTTCCACTCACTCTTCTTCAATTCACCATactttatattattagtatggtttatatatataataaattactaa
- the LOC116013363 gene encoding molybdenum cofactor sulfurase-like encodes MPADTLFRDDDGDQACFQGCCSNPLLRVQESPIQKDDSKPRNTSAACRHSFADTTSSFFFPNTQFTNHESLPSLRESFAQFIKAYPQYSETRTIDNIRAQEYYNLTLSKHVCLDYIGIGLFSYAQVQSQLSAIVPFASSSSSSPSPQFSDFPFFDVSFKSVNLKSELLQSSQGSEFESGIKKRILDFLNISQQEYSMIFTANKSSAFKLVAESYPFQSNRKLLTVYDHDSEALQTMVNTAEKRRAHVSSAEFKWPRLRVHAENMRKMIVSKKKKRGRGLFVFPLQSRVTGSNYSYQWMSLAQENGWHVLLDACALGPKDMDSFGLSLFHPDFLVCSFYKVFGDNPTGFGCLIAKKSAVSILEDSKTAGIVTLEPQAQLFRSPDSSGTDTELEQMPNIWMKADNLNGKSIETETSRSKGKEFSPNVTTSETSGKEESAETIPALSKNLKLRDDQHAAFECKCLDQVDSLGLMLVNNRRRYLVNWLITALMKLQHPNRLDSFPLVRIYGPKIKFDRGPALAFNVYDWKGEKVDPTFIQKLADRNHISLSQGFLQNIWFPDKYEEERDRVLEKRKDEGKEAERNKSSKKAKQGIAVVTVALSFLVNFEDTYKFWAFIARFLDADFVEKERWRYTALNQKKVEVL; translated from the coding sequence ATGCCTGCAGATACCTTGTTCAGAGATGATGATGGTGACCAAGCGTGCTTTCAAGGTTGTTGTTCAAACCCTCTTCTTAGAGTGCAGGAATCACCAATCCAGAAAGATGATTCCAAGCCCAGGAACACATCTGCTGCTTGCCGACACAGCTTTGCAGACACAACTAGctccttcttcttccccaatACTCAGTTCACCAACCATGAGTCTCTTCCTTCTTTGCGAGAATCATTTGCTCAATTCATCAAAGCCTATCCTCAGTATTCTGAGACTCGAACGATTGACAACATCCGAGCTCAAGAGTACTACAATCTCACACTCTCTAAACATGTTTGCCTTGATTACATTGGCATTGGTCTCTTTTCCTATGCACAGGTTCAATCGCAGCTCTCTGCAATTGTCCCATTtgcttcctcttcctcttcttctccatcaccTCAGTTTTCAGATTTCCCATTCTTCGACGTTTCTTTCAAGTCTGTGAATCTGAAGTCTGAGTTGTTGCAAAGTAGTCAGGGATCAGAATTTGAATCTGGAATCAAGAAAAGGATCTTGGATTTTCTCAACATCTCTCAGCAAGAATACTCTATGATTTTTACTGCTAACAAATCATCTGCTTTCAAACTTGTTGCAGAATCTTACCCTTTCCAATCCAATCGCAAGCTTTTGACAGTGTACGACCATGACAGTGAAGCACTGCAGACCATGGTAAACACAGCAGAGAAGCGAAGAGCCCATGTCTCATCAGCTGAATTCAAATGGCCACGACTAAGAGTTCATGCTGAAAACATGAGAAAAATGATAGTgagtaagaagaagaagagaggcaGAGGACTGTTTGTGTTCCCACTTCAGTCAAGAGTGACAGGTAGCAATTACTCGTACCAGTGGATGAGTTTGGCACAGGAAAATGGTTGGCATGTCCTGCTTGATGCTTGTGCATTGGGACCAAAGGATATGGACAGCTTTGGCCTCTCTCTCTTTCATCCTGACTTCCTTGTTTGCTCATTCTACAAGGTTTTTGGGGACAACCCCACAGGGTTTGGCTGCCTAATTGCCAAGAAGTCTGCTGTATCAATTTTAGAAGACTCAAAAACTGCAGGCATAGTAACCCTTGAGCCACAAGCACAGCTATTCCGTTCACCAGATTCTTCAGGTACAGACACAGAACTTGAACAGATGCCCAACATTTGGATGAAGGCAGATAATTTGAATGGAAAATCCATAGAAACCGAGACGTCAAGGTCAAAAGGAAAAGAATTTTCTCCAAATGTGACAACTTCAGAAACCTCAGGAAAAGAAGAATCAGCAGAAACCATTCCTGCACTCAGCAAGAATCTTAAACTGAGAGATGATCAACACGCTGCATTTGAATGCAAGTGCTTGGATCAAGTGGATTCATTAGGGCTGATGCTAGTCAACAACAGACGAAGATATCTCGTTAATTGGCTGATCACTGCACTCATGAAGCTTCAGCATCCAAATAGGCTGGACAGCTTCCCTCTGGTCAGAATCTATggaccaaaaattaaatttgacaggGGACCTGCTCTGGCATTCAATGTGTATGACTGGAAAGGAGAAAAGGTAGACCCTACTTTCATACAAAAACTAGCTGATAGGAATCATATTTCCCTCAGCCAAGGTTTCCTACAAAACATATGGTTCCCAGACAAGTATGAAGAAGAGAGGGACAGAGTTCTAGAAAAACGGAAAGATGAAGGGAAAGAAGCAGAGAGGAACAAGAGTAGTAAGAAGGCTAAGCAGGGAATAGCAGTGGTTACAGTTGCCCTAAGTTTTTTGGTCAACTTTGAGGACACATACAAGTTTTGGGCATTTATAGCTCGATTTCTGGATGCAGACTTTGTGGAGAAGGAGAGATGGAGGTACACAGCTCTGAATCAGAAGAAAGTTGAAGTGTTATAg